From a region of the Sulfurihydrogenibium sp. genome:
- a CDS encoding transposase: VPMKKLKENLEYYDELIRKIEKSIKELEKEIKELSKKNFQEEYKLLKSIPGVSDRVIGVVISIFGGFKRFKSVKEAASFAGLNPSPYESGSSVKKSGKIKKMGNPYARKILYMAALSAIRFNKYCRELYERLVSKGKAKKLALVAVAHKLLRQAYGVLRNRKPFDENLCT; the protein is encoded by the coding sequence ATGTACCGATGAAAAAATTGAAAGAGAACTTGGAATATTACGATGAGCTAATCAGAAAAATAGAAAAAAGCATAAAAGAGCTTGAGAAAGAGATAAAAGAATTGTCTAAGAAGAATTTTCAAGAGGAATACAAACTTTTAAAAAGTATACCTGGTGTAAGTGATAGGGTTATAGGAGTAGTAATATCAATATTTGGAGGATTTAAAAGATTTAAGAGTGTAAAGGAAGCAGCTAGTTTTGCTGGTTTAAATCCAAGTCCATATGAAAGTGGATCAAGTGTAAAGAAAAGTGGCAAGATAAAGAAAATGGGAAATCCATATGCAAGAAAGATACTATACATGGCAGCATTATCAGCAATAAGGTTTAACAAATACTGCAGAGAATTATACGAAAGGTTAGTAAGTAAAGGCAAGGCTAAAAAATTAGCATTAGTAGCTGTAGCACATAAGTTACTAAGGCAGGCATATGGTGTATTAAGGAATAGAAAACCATTTGATGAAAATTTGTGTACTTGA